A window of the Deinococcus gobiensis I-0 genome harbors these coding sequences:
- a CDS encoding HAD hydrolase family protein, translating into MTPPAPSETAPFPEGLPLLLAFDLDGTLIRDGGQDLPEDTAAALARLRALGVRTAIVTGRDLPPRGVSSRAEFDAVATNNGGRVHLGEDLRTSARFGPGDLEAVLAHELDGARVVLFTEDDLYVQLPPGRDPEPWMLARQARPLAEAPHAEVTKVGFWHPDVAGFAARLRASHPHLVVTGGQAPYPEFLTITPTGAHKAAALSLIAEALDIPLERTVAFGDSDNDEVMLELAGYAVQVGTLPLLTRHADVQVAGHGELGAYLNAVAERLEQRAALAPS; encoded by the coding sequence ATGACCCCGCCTGCCCCCTCCGAAACGGCCCCCTTTCCCGAGGGCCTGCCGCTGCTGCTGGCCTTCGACCTCGACGGCACCCTGATCCGCGACGGCGGCCAGGACCTCCCTGAAGACACCGCCGCCGCCCTGGCCCGCCTGCGCGCCCTGGGCGTGAGAACCGCCATCGTGACCGGGCGCGACCTGCCGCCGCGCGGGGTCAGCTCGCGCGCCGAGTTCGACGCGGTCGCCACCAACAACGGCGGCCGGGTGCATCTGGGCGAGGACCTGCGGACCTCGGCCCGTTTCGGCCCCGGCGACCTCGAAGCGGTGCTGGCCCACGAACTCGACGGCGCGCGGGTGGTGCTGTTCACCGAGGACGACCTGTATGTGCAGTTGCCCCCCGGCCGCGACCCCGAACCCTGGATGCTGGCCCGGCAGGCCCGTCCGCTGGCCGAGGCCCCGCACGCGGAGGTGACCAAGGTGGGGTTCTGGCATCCGGACGTGGCGGGCTTCGCGGCCCGGCTGCGCGCCAGCCACCCGCATCTCGTCGTGACGGGCGGGCAGGCGCCCTACCCCGAGTTTCTGACGATCACGCCGACCGGGGCGCACAAGGCGGCGGCGCTGAGCCTGATCGCCGAGGCCCTGGACATTCCGCTGGAGCGGACGGTCGCCTTCGGGGACAGCGACAACGACGAGGTCATGCTGGAGCTGGCCGGGTACGCGGTGCAGGTAGGGACGCTGCCGCTGCTGACCCGCCATGCCGACGTGCAGGTGGCCGGCCACGGCGAGCTGGGCGCGTACCTGAACGCCGTGGCCGAGCGGCTGGAGCAACGGGCGGCGCTGGCCCCCTCCTGA
- a CDS encoding TetR/AcrR family transcriptional regulator — translation MRGVTVPPLHSASLPGSATESTRERIQTEAARLFVASGYHGVSMREVAEAVGVTKPALYHHYADKEALFLAMLDGALATLARLVGHAREQRGIRSQLETLVRDLLDTAPEQRVGLQLASELRHISPERRAAFEGEYRRVWMGGLTRLLEEAAERGELRTDLPPSALNRALLGLTYPLVSGPPGPDPHGTARALLSVFFDGVTPR, via the coding sequence ATGCGCGGCGTGACCGTCCCCCCGCTGCACTCCGCCTCCTTGCCCGGCTCCGCCACCGAATCCACCCGCGAACGTATCCAGACGGAGGCCGCGCGGCTGTTCGTGGCGAGCGGCTATCACGGCGTGAGCATGCGTGAGGTGGCCGAGGCGGTCGGCGTGACCAAACCGGCCCTGTACCATCACTACGCCGACAAGGAGGCCCTGTTCCTGGCGATGCTCGACGGCGCGCTCGCCACCCTGGCGCGCCTCGTGGGCCACGCCCGCGAACAGCGGGGCATCCGCTCGCAGCTCGAAACGCTGGTGCGCGACCTGCTGGACACCGCGCCCGAACAGCGCGTGGGCCTGCAACTCGCCTCCGAACTGCGCCACATCTCGCCCGAGCGCCGCGCCGCCTTCGAGGGCGAGTACCGCCGGGTGTGGATGGGCGGCCTGACCCGGCTGCTCGAGGAGGCGGCCGAGCGCGGCGAACTGCGCACCGATCTGCCGCCCAGCGCCCTGAACCGCGCCCTGCTGGGCCTGACCTACCCGCTGGTGAGCGGCCCTCCCGGCCCGGACCCCCACGGCACCGCCCGCGCCCTGCTGAGCGTGTTTTTCGACGGCGTCACGCCGCGCTGA
- a CDS encoding TerC family protein — protein MFETLFGWVSQPDAWLAFGTLLLLEVVLGIDNVIFISILAGKLPAAQRARARTIGLLAAMLMRLGLLASIAWIVSLQNNLFEAFGRGFSGRDLILLGGGLFLIYKAVKEMHEQLEGPHEETASAGKVVRHNFAGIIAQIMVLDIVFSLDSVITAVGMADDIGVMVCAVVLTVAIMLFAAGPIGEFVQKHPTVKMLALSFLLLIGVNLIADGLGFKIPKGYTYFAMGFAVLVELLNLRVRGHKPVELHDTSRNPDAQ, from the coding sequence GTGTTTGAAACCCTGTTCGGCTGGGTCAGCCAGCCCGATGCGTGGCTCGCGTTCGGTACGCTGCTGCTCCTCGAAGTCGTCCTCGGCATCGACAACGTCATCTTCATCAGCATCCTGGCGGGCAAGCTGCCTGCCGCGCAGCGCGCCCGCGCCCGCACCATCGGCCTGCTGGCCGCCATGCTCATGCGCCTGGGCCTGCTGGCGAGCATCGCCTGGATCGTGTCGCTGCAAAACAACCTCTTCGAGGCCTTCGGGCGCGGCTTTTCGGGACGAGACCTCATCTTGCTGGGCGGCGGTCTGTTCCTGATCTACAAGGCCGTCAAGGAGATGCACGAGCAGCTCGAAGGGCCGCACGAGGAAACCGCGAGCGCGGGCAAGGTCGTGCGCCACAACTTCGCGGGGATCATCGCGCAGATCATGGTGCTGGACATCGTCTTCAGCCTGGACAGCGTGATCACGGCCGTGGGCATGGCCGACGACATCGGCGTGATGGTCTGCGCCGTGGTCCTGACGGTCGCCATCATGCTCTTCGCCGCCGGTCCCATCGGGGAATTCGTGCAGAAGCACCCCACCGTCAAGATGCTGGCCCTCTCGTTCCTGCTGCTCATCGGCGTGAACCTGATCGCCGACGGCCTGGGCTTCAAGATTCCCAAGGGCTACACCTACTTCGCGATGGGCTTCGCCGTCCTGGTCGAGCTGCTCAACCTGCGCGTGCGCGGCCACAAGCCGGTCGAGCTGCACGACACCAGCCGCAACCCCGACGCGCAGTAA
- a CDS encoding endonuclease III domain-containing protein: MPTSAPRPRPTLAEQRPPPAHLGEIVSRLRARYLPTLPAPRRWPDPLAGVLRTILAQQNTRAVATRQWEALTLTYPVWEAALLDGPDGIETTLRRAGGGLTRIKADYLYGILAALEGSRGELSLRFLHDLGDEEARAVLEGLPGVGQRTASLVLLFDLVRPAMPVDTNIARMAARLDLVPETWSTNRTEAWFGQVIARDWETRYALHLSGVRHGHETCTPRRPLCGRCVLRDLCPSAALFLEGEVPEPSPTKRPAGMRRART, from the coding sequence GTGCCCACTTCTGCCCCGCGCCCCCGCCCGACCCTGGCCGAGCAGCGTCCCCCGCCCGCGCATCTGGGCGAGATCGTCTCGCGGCTGCGCGCGCGTTACCTGCCCACGCTGCCCGCGCCCCGGCGCTGGCCCGATCCGCTCGCGGGCGTGCTGCGCACCATCCTGGCCCAGCAGAACACGCGCGCGGTCGCCACGCGGCAGTGGGAGGCCCTCACCCTGACCTACCCGGTGTGGGAAGCGGCCCTGCTCGACGGCCCCGACGGCATCGAGACGACCCTGCGGCGGGCGGGCGGCGGCCTGACGCGCATCAAGGCCGACTATCTGTACGGCATCCTCGCGGCGCTGGAGGGGTCGCGAGGCGAGCTGAGCCTGCGCTTCCTGCACGACCTCGGGGACGAGGAGGCCCGCGCGGTGCTGGAGGGGCTGCCGGGGGTCGGGCAACGGACGGCCTCGCTCGTCCTCCTGTTCGATCTCGTGCGGCCCGCCATGCCGGTGGATACCAACATCGCCCGCATGGCCGCCCGCCTCGACCTCGTGCCGGAAACGTGGAGCACCAACCGCACCGAGGCGTGGTTCGGACAGGTCATCGCGCGCGACTGGGAGACCCGCTACGCCCTGCACCTTTCGGGCGTGCGCCACGGCCACGAGACCTGTACCCCCCGGCGGCCCCTGTGCGGCCGCTGTGTGCTGCGCGACCTGTGCCCCTCGGCCGCGCTGTTCCTGGAAGGCGAGGTCCCGGAGCCGTCGCCCACGAAAAGACCCGCCGGGATGCGGCGGGCCAGGACGTAG
- a CDS encoding ATP-binding cassette domain-containing protein: MLDIQNVTKTYGSFTALRDLSLSAQGGEVFGLLGPNGAGKTTLLRVLATLLSPTSGHVQVAGHDALRDPEAVRRSVGVVNGGMGLPARLTGREVLRSFAGLYGMGRRETEARIAQLDETLKLGRTLDTRAGEYSTGMKQKVVIARAVVHDPAVLILDEAASGLDIFARRSLLDFVAASRAPGRLTLYSTHVMSEAEEVCDRVAILHRGELVALDTVPAVLARTGERNLERAFFSLVRDREEGVDHAV, encoded by the coding sequence ATGCTCGACATCCAGAACGTCACGAAGACCTACGGCAGTTTCACGGCCCTGCGCGACCTGAGCCTGAGCGCGCAGGGGGGCGAGGTCTTCGGGCTGCTGGGCCCCAACGGCGCGGGCAAGACCACGCTGCTGCGCGTGCTGGCGACGCTGCTCTCGCCCACCTCGGGCCACGTGCAGGTCGCCGGGCACGACGCGCTGCGCGACCCCGAGGCGGTGCGCCGCTCGGTCGGCGTGGTCAACGGCGGCATGGGCCTGCCCGCGCGCCTGACCGGGCGCGAGGTGCTGCGTTCCTTCGCCGGGCTGTACGGCATGGGCCGCCGCGAGACCGAGGCCCGCATCGCGCAGCTCGACGAGACGCTGAAGCTGGGGCGCACGCTGGACACCCGCGCGGGTGAATACTCGACCGGCATGAAGCAGAAGGTGGTCATCGCCCGCGCGGTCGTCCACGACCCGGCGGTCCTGATCCTGGACGAGGCGGCCAGCGGCCTGGACATCTTCGCGCGGCGCAGCCTGCTGGATTTCGTGGCCGCCAGCCGCGCGCCGGGGCGCCTGACGCTGTACTCGACCCACGTGATGAGCGAGGCCGAGGAGGTCTGCGACCGCGTGGCGATCCTGCACCGGGGCGAACTGGTGGCCCTGGACACCGTGCCCGCAGTCCTGGCACGCACCGGCGAGCGCAATCTGGAGCGCGCCTTCTTCTCGCTCGTGCGTGACCGCGAGGAAGGGGTGGACCATGCAGTCTGA
- a CDS encoding ABC transporter permease: protein MVWRVAARDLLATLRDRRALISTILIPLLIIPLFTLGLPLLLGTLVGNQAQARQKVGVVGTLPPELRAALTRDEQGAGGAVTRAGVTLVPVEDPRAAVAAGEVDAALRVVSALPERAGSQSVPLELYAKLGNLRAQTGATSKVETVVEAYNRRLTLERLNASGLDAAVLTPVALRSIDASPAQEQRSGQLAFLIPMLMLNFILSGAMATALDATAGEKERGTLESLLVTPVRRGEVVAGKLLATTLTALLTAAFSLLGFLLAGVASATLLGGERRQLTQALGGQLTLTPGGALALAAVVLSAALLISAVLIALSIYARSYKEAQTYATPLTLLIVLPAVLLQFSDFLNLGEAIYAVPLFGSMVSILDTVRGSVTAGHTLTAALANLVGAALLGLLARRSFSREEVIFRN from the coding sequence ATGGTGTGGCGGGTGGCGGCGCGCGACCTGCTCGCGACGCTGCGCGACCGCCGCGCGCTGATCAGCACCATCCTCATTCCGCTGCTCATCATTCCGCTGTTCACGCTGGGGCTGCCGCTGCTGCTGGGCACGCTGGTCGGCAATCAGGCCCAGGCCCGCCAGAAGGTCGGGGTGGTCGGCACCCTGCCGCCCGAACTGCGCGCCGCCCTGACCCGCGACGAGCAGGGCGCGGGCGGCGCCGTGACCCGCGCCGGGGTGACCCTGGTGCCCGTGGAGGACCCGCGCGCCGCCGTCGCTGCGGGCGAGGTGGACGCCGCCCTGCGGGTCGTCTCGGCGCTGCCCGAGCGGGCCGGGAGCCAGAGCGTGCCGCTGGAACTGTACGCCAAGCTGGGCAACCTGCGCGCCCAGACCGGGGCGACGAGCAAGGTCGAGACCGTGGTGGAGGCCTACAACCGCCGCCTCACGCTGGAGCGCCTGAACGCCTCGGGCCTGGACGCGGCGGTGCTGACCCCGGTCGCGCTGCGCTCCATCGACGCCAGCCCGGCGCAGGAGCAGCGCAGCGGGCAGCTCGCCTTCCTGATCCCAATGCTCATGCTGAACTTCATCCTGAGCGGCGCGATGGCGACCGCGCTGGACGCCACCGCCGGGGAAAAGGAGCGCGGCACCCTGGAGAGCCTGCTCGTCACGCCGGTGCGCCGGGGCGAGGTCGTGGCGGGCAAACTGCTGGCGACCACGCTGACGGCCCTGCTCACCGCCGCTTTCAGCCTGCTGGGATTCCTGCTCGCGGGGGTCGCCTCGGCCACGCTGCTCGGCGGAGAGCGGCGCCAACTCACCCAGGCTCTCGGCGGGCAGCTCACCCTGACGCCGGGCGGGGCACTGGCCCTGGCCGCCGTGGTCCTCAGCGCGGCCCTGCTCATCAGCGCGGTGCTCATCGCCCTGAGCATCTACGCACGCAGCTACAAGGAAGCCCAGACCTACGCCACGCCGCTGACGCTGCTCATCGTGCTGCCGGCGGTGTTGCTCCAGTTCAGCGACTTCCTGAATCTCGGGGAGGCGATCTATGCCGTGCCCCTCTTCGGCAGCATGGTCAGCATTCTGGACACGGTGCGCGGCAGCGTGACGGCGGGCCACACCCTGACCGCCGCCCTCGCCAACCTCGTCGGCGCGGCGCTGCTGGGGCTGCTCGCGCGCCGCTCCTTCAGCCGTGAGGAAGTGATCTTCCGGAACTGA